One genomic segment of Virgibacillus doumboii includes these proteins:
- a CDS encoding FAD-binding oxidoreductase, whose amino-acid sequence MKLFEELQRVLNDDRVTMNETILDQHSSDESYHTPQRPDIVVFPENTEEVSEIIKLANKYEKPVVPFGYGSSLEGNVIPYEGGISIDFSLMNKILEVRESDFLVKVQPGVTRSQLEKELKKYGLFFTVDPGADATIGGMAATNASGTTAVRYGIMRDQVRDLEVVLADGSIIHTGNMAAKSSSGYHLNGLFVGSEGTLGCFTEITLQVIGIPEHVMAARAEFGSVDDAVDAVTAVLQAGIPIARVELVDEVSIKQMNLFSETDYNEVPTLFLELHGNEAGLNHDVEFMKEIVEDMNCKQIEFETDTAGRNRLWEARHNAAYAFIHGHPGRKQMVTDVCVPMSELAGAVKDAREAVDASGLSGGIVGHVGDGNYHILLMLDVDNPEEIAKANTVNEQIVNYALSRGGTCTGEHGVGTGKQKYQEQEHGPALDVMRKIKQALDPDGVMNPGKII is encoded by the coding sequence ATGAAGCTTTTTGAAGAACTGCAACGTGTTTTGAACGATGATCGGGTAACAATGAATGAAACAATTCTTGACCAGCACAGTTCAGATGAATCCTACCATACGCCGCAACGTCCGGATATTGTTGTTTTCCCGGAAAATACCGAAGAAGTCAGTGAGATTATTAAACTGGCAAACAAGTATGAAAAGCCTGTTGTTCCATTTGGGTACGGGTCAAGTCTTGAGGGCAATGTGATTCCGTATGAAGGTGGGATTTCCATTGATTTTTCACTGATGAACAAAATCCTCGAAGTACGGGAAAGCGATTTTCTAGTCAAAGTACAACCGGGAGTTACCCGGTCACAACTTGAAAAGGAACTCAAGAAATATGGCTTATTTTTCACCGTGGATCCCGGCGCAGATGCAACAATCGGGGGTATGGCTGCAACAAACGCGAGTGGAACAACTGCAGTACGGTACGGAATTATGCGTGATCAGGTCCGCGACCTTGAGGTTGTTTTGGCAGACGGATCGATTATTCACACAGGAAATATGGCTGCGAAATCGTCATCGGGCTATCATTTGAACGGGCTTTTCGTTGGCTCAGAAGGCACATTGGGTTGTTTTACCGAAATAACGTTGCAGGTTATTGGTATTCCGGAGCATGTTATGGCTGCCCGAGCTGAATTCGGCAGTGTTGATGATGCAGTGGATGCGGTTACCGCTGTTTTACAGGCGGGCATTCCGATTGCGAGAGTGGAACTTGTTGACGAAGTGTCGATTAAACAGATGAACCTGTTCAGCGAAACGGACTATAATGAAGTGCCAACTCTTTTCCTTGAACTGCACGGGAACGAGGCAGGGTTGAATCACGACGTTGAATTCATGAAGGAAATTGTGGAGGATATGAACTGCAAGCAAATCGAATTTGAGACAGACACAGCCGGAAGAAACCGTCTGTGGGAAGCACGCCACAATGCAGCGTACGCTTTCATCCATGGCCATCCAGGCAGGAAACAGATGGTGACCGATGTATGTGTACCAATGTCCGAGCTTGCTGGAGCAGTGAAGGATGCCAGGGAAGCAGTCGATGCATCCGGCCTTTCCGGTGGTATCGTCGGGCATGTTGGCGATGGAAACTATCATATTTTACTAATGCTCGATGTCGATAATCCTGAGGAAATAGCGAAAGCAAATACGGTCAATGAGCAGATCGTAAATTATGCCCTTTCCAGAGGCGGCACGTGCACCGGTGAACATGGAGTCGGAACTGGTAAACAGAAATATCAGGAGCAGGAACATGGCCCCGCACTCGATGTTATGCGAAAAATAAAGCAGGCACTCGATCCGGATGGCGTAATGAATCCGGGGAAAATAATATAA
- a CDS encoding lactate 2-monooxygenase, which produces MSNFGNQVQFNVYQSMMNPDPERLPVVYEEWEEKAREALEDGPYYYVAGGAGGGKTMDSNLRAFDRWKIVPRMLRNVEERDLSVNLFGHTYNYPVLHAPIGVQSIIHEEGDLGSARACAEMGIPFTVSSASTVPMEKIAEEMGDAPRWFQLYWSKDPDVTKSFLKRAEASGYSAIVVTLDTPMLAWREYDLKNVYLPFLLGEGVGNYLTDPAFRSKLEKSPEEDPTAAIMHWTQVFGNAGLTWDDIAFLRENTNLPILLKGILHPDDAKLALEHGVDGIIVSNHGGRQVNGSLGALEALPQVCDVVQGNVPVLMDSGIRRGSDILKAIALGADAVLVGRPCMYGLAVAGETGVKQVLTNMIADMDLTMALAGRKSIGELDRSLLNEDK; this is translated from the coding sequence ATGTCAAATTTCGGTAACCAGGTTCAGTTCAATGTGTATCAATCGATGATGAATCCTGATCCGGAGCGATTACCGGTCGTTTATGAGGAATGGGAAGAGAAAGCGCGTGAAGCATTGGAAGATGGACCATATTATTATGTTGCGGGAGGAGCAGGCGGGGGGAAAACGATGGATTCAAATCTCCGTGCATTTGATCGTTGGAAAATCGTGCCGCGTATGCTCCGGAACGTGGAAGAACGGGATCTGTCAGTAAATCTTTTTGGACATACATATAATTACCCGGTACTCCACGCACCAATTGGTGTTCAATCAATCATTCATGAAGAAGGTGATCTTGGTTCTGCGAGAGCCTGCGCAGAGATGGGTATTCCATTTACTGTGAGCTCTGCATCAACTGTGCCAATGGAAAAGATTGCTGAAGAAATGGGAGATGCTCCAAGGTGGTTTCAACTGTACTGGAGTAAAGATCCGGATGTTACCAAAAGTTTCTTAAAGCGGGCAGAAGCATCAGGCTATTCAGCAATTGTAGTGACATTAGATACGCCAATGCTGGCATGGCGTGAATATGATTTAAAAAATGTCTATTTACCTTTTCTTCTCGGTGAAGGTGTGGGAAATTATTTAACAGATCCTGCTTTCCGTTCAAAACTGGAAAAATCGCCTGAGGAGGATCCAACTGCAGCCATTATGCACTGGACACAGGTGTTTGGGAATGCCGGTTTAACGTGGGATGATATTGCTTTTTTGCGTGAAAATACGAATCTTCCAATCCTGCTGAAAGGAATTTTGCACCCTGATGATGCAAAATTGGCGCTGGAACACGGGGTTGATGGCATTATCGTGTCCAATCATGGTGGACGTCAGGTCAATGGTTCACTTGGAGCACTTGAAGCCTTGCCGCAAGTGTGTGATGTGGTCCAGGGCAACGTTCCCGTGCTTATGGACAGTGGGATCAGGCGCGGTTCTGACATTCTTAAGGCTATTGCACTGGGAGCAGACGCTGTCCTTGTCGGCAGACCGTGTATGTATGGTTTAGCGGTTGCAGGAGAAACAGGTGTCAAACAAGTACTGACAAACATGATTGCCGATATGGATCTGACAATGGCACTTGCCGGGAGGAAATCAATTGGAGAATTGGATCGATCCTTACTTAATGAAGATAAATGA
- a CDS encoding aspartyl-phosphate phosphatase Spo0E family protein translates to MIQTYKQVQYDLKTAISNKKKEMIELGGKYGLGDSRTIECSQELDKLLNKYQHVQYFLLLFMIM, encoded by the coding sequence ATGATTCAAACTTATAAACAGGTACAGTATGATTTAAAGACTGCTATTTCAAACAAAAAGAAAGAAATGATCGAACTCGGAGGTAAATACGGATTAGGTGATTCGAGAACAATTGAATGCAGCCAGGAACTGGATAAACTGCTGAACAAATATCAACATGTACAGTATTTCCTGCTTTTATTTATGATTATGTAA
- a CDS encoding sigma-70 family RNA polymerase sigma factor — translation MEDKEIILEKIMVEHGSDLVRLAFTYVKDKETAKDIVQNTFIKCYENLDNFRCESTLKTWLYRITINECKDYLRSWHHRKVQAKSFIQETVNSILPSAEDKVIRESENQEIKKFVFSLPKIYREVIYLYYYKSFIIEEIAEVTDLSINTVKTRLRRGRQKLKSIMEEGDIYG, via the coding sequence ATGGAAGATAAAGAAATTATACTGGAAAAAATTATGGTTGAGCATGGGAGTGATTTGGTAAGGTTAGCGTTCACCTATGTAAAAGATAAGGAGACGGCGAAAGATATCGTTCAGAATACCTTTATCAAATGCTACGAAAACCTGGATAACTTCCGCTGCGAGTCCACGCTGAAAACGTGGTTATACCGGATCACGATTAACGAATGCAAAGACTATTTAAGGAGTTGGCACCATCGAAAGGTACAGGCGAAAAGCTTTATCCAGGAAACCGTAAATTCGATCTTGCCATCCGCCGAGGATAAAGTAATAAGGGAATCGGAAAATCAGGAAATCAAGAAATTTGTCTTTTCTCTCCCCAAAATTTATCGGGAAGTTATTTATCTCTATTACTACAAATCTTTCATCATCGAAGAAATTGCCGAGGTGACTGACCTTAGCATCAATACTGTGAAGACACGGTTGAGAAGAGGCAGGCAGAAACTGAAGTCCATAATGGAGGAAGGAGATATTTATGGATAA
- a CDS encoding DUF3231 family protein yields the protein MADGNQVKLTSAEITQLWTAYMNDAALICQLQYFLAKVEDNDIRPIIQHNLKLAQSHVVKISEIFNKEDYPIPYGFKLEEDVDVNAPKLYSDTYYLYYMQEGSKVTLQGYGISLSLAVRDDVYSYFYECIQEAGGLLKMVNEALLSKGLFIRPPYLPTPDSYDFVKNQSFLTGYFGERRPLTGTEITNLYANFQRNALGVATMIGFSQVAKNKEVRKFLVRGKEIAQKHCEVFSSILHEDDLPSPTSWDTGVTDSTTYTFSDKIMMFYSTTLIALSVGYYGASMSMSPRKDLGVQYNRLMNEILKYAEDGANIMIKHEWMEQPPRALDRDELAKKK from the coding sequence ATGGCGGACGGGAATCAGGTGAAGTTAACATCAGCGGAAATTACGCAGCTGTGGACGGCTTATATGAATGATGCGGCATTAATCTGTCAGTTGCAGTATTTTTTGGCAAAAGTTGAGGATAACGACATTAGGCCAATCATCCAACATAATTTGAAATTGGCTCAATCACATGTGGTAAAGATAAGTGAAATTTTTAATAAAGAAGACTATCCAATTCCTTACGGGTTCAAGTTGGAAGAAGATGTCGATGTTAATGCGCCCAAATTGTATTCGGATACATATTACTTATATTATATGCAGGAAGGTTCAAAGGTAACGCTGCAAGGTTATGGGATTAGTCTGTCTTTGGCCGTAAGAGACGATGTTTACAGTTACTTCTATGAATGTATACAGGAAGCAGGCGGGTTACTGAAAATGGTAAATGAAGCTTTGTTATCCAAAGGACTTTTCATCAGACCACCATACCTCCCAACACCGGATAGTTACGACTTTGTAAAAAACCAAAGCTTTCTGACGGGTTACTTTGGAGAAAGAAGACCTTTAACAGGAACAGAAATCACCAACCTTTACGCCAATTTTCAACGGAACGCACTGGGAGTAGCTACTATGATTGGTTTCAGTCAGGTAGCAAAAAATAAAGAGGTACGAAAATTTTTGGTAAGAGGGAAGGAAATTGCCCAGAAACATTGTGAAGTATTCAGTTCCATTCTGCATGAAGACGATTTGCCTTCTCCGACGTCGTGGGATACGGGAGTAACAGATTCCACAACATATACATTTTCCGATAAAATAATGATGTTTTACAGTACAACTTTAATTGCATTGAGCGTTGGTTATTACGGAGCAAGTATGTCCATGAGTCCAAGAAAAGATTTAGGTGTGCAATATAACAGACTGATGAACGAGATTTTAAAGTATGCTGAAGACGGAGCAAATATTATGATTAAACATGAATGGATGGAGCAACCACCACGTGCACTGGACCGTGATGAACTCGCCAAGAAGAAGTAA
- a CDS encoding VOC family protein, whose protein sequence is MKIKITSVFVGDQDKALKFYTEVLGFEKKTDIPAGDFKWLTVVSPDEPDGVELLLEPNDNPAAKKYQKAIYDEGIPTTSFVVSDVQQEYERLKNLGVKFTAEPTEMGPVTFAIFDDTCGNLIQISQER, encoded by the coding sequence ATGAAAATAAAAATTACGAGTGTGTTTGTCGGTGATCAGGACAAGGCGCTGAAATTTTATACCGAGGTACTGGGTTTTGAAAAAAAGACCGATATCCCGGCCGGTGATTTTAAATGGCTGACCGTCGTATCACCTGATGAGCCGGATGGTGTCGAGCTGTTGCTGGAACCGAACGACAATCCAGCTGCAAAAAAATACCAGAAGGCAATTTATGATGAAGGGATTCCGACTACATCGTTTGTTGTCAGTGACGTTCAACAGGAATACGAACGATTAAAAAATCTGGGTGTGAAGTTTACGGCCGAACCAACCGAAATGGGTCCGGTAACCTTTGCTATATTCGACGATACATGCGGGAATCTTATTCAGATATCACAAGAAAGATAA
- a CDS encoding RDD family protein, which produces MGNYAGINKRLAALFIDYLLIVIYALILVGAAIIFYNIFFDGIPDTGRVTEELISFFALVFPVFLYFVITESSQKRASFGKRKMRIGVGSFNGNSLSLVQVILRNVIKLLPWQAAHSFIFYGMHNHWEISAFTWIIVGVLCYGLPIISFLLLCFRKDHRVIHDLLANTVVHNRSR; this is translated from the coding sequence ATGGGAAATTATGCCGGTATTAACAAAAGACTGGCGGCATTGTTTATCGATTATCTTTTAATCGTTATTTATGCGCTGATACTGGTTGGGGCGGCAATAATATTTTACAATATTTTCTTTGATGGAATTCCAGATACAGGGCGTGTGACAGAAGAGTTGATTAGTTTTTTTGCATTGGTATTCCCAGTCTTCCTTTATTTCGTAATAACCGAATCCAGCCAAAAGCGGGCATCATTCGGTAAACGAAAAATGAGGATCGGCGTTGGTTCTTTTAACGGAAATTCACTGAGCTTAGTACAGGTAATCCTGAGGAATGTTATTAAGCTTTTACCATGGCAGGCAGCCCATTCTTTCATTTTTTATGGAATGCATAACCATTGGGAAATATCTGCATTTACATGGATTATTGTTGGAGTACTCTGCTATGGATTGCCGATTATATCTTTTCTATTGCTATGTTTCCGGAAAGACCATCGTGTAATTCATGATTTACTTGCAAATACAGTTGTTCATAATCGCTCGCGTTAA
- a CDS encoding ester cyclase, which yields MPSSEKEAIVNKWFDRVFTKGDLDAVDTVAARDMIVHSQGDHEGSKGTDNFKNWLTWYCESFVDRTWIVHECIEEGDKIVARYTGYSTYKGGLLDIPSEDQKVTETGIIIFRIENGKIAEQWCEMSDLQVVQQLLGSELLTAK from the coding sequence TTGCCTAGTTCAGAAAAGGAAGCAATTGTTAATAAATGGTTCGATAGGGTATTTACCAAGGGTGACTTGGATGCGGTCGACACTGTAGCAGCAAGAGACATGATCGTACATTCGCAAGGGGATCATGAAGGCAGTAAAGGGACGGATAACTTCAAAAACTGGCTGACATGGTATTGTGAGTCATTTGTTGATCGAACATGGATTGTGCACGAATGTATTGAAGAAGGTGACAAAATTGTTGCCCGCTATACAGGCTATAGTACATATAAAGGCGGACTGCTTGATATTCCGTCCGAAGATCAGAAAGTCACGGAAACAGGAATTATAATTTTTCGGATTGAAAATGGGAAAATTGCTGAACAATGGTGTGAAATGAGTGATTTACAGGTTGTTCAGCAATTATTGGGAAGTGAATTATTAACGGCAAAATAA
- a CDS encoding nitroreductase family protein → MESAVEQYGERGYRFCLLEAGHIVQNVMLTAAACDEAVTPIGGFKDKYINRKVLPDEKTFLHYISFRWVKKNIFLGRGCLSWEIMPVLTKDWRHCLSIIF, encoded by the coding sequence ATGGAATCGGCTGTTGAGCAGTATGGAGAAAGAGGCTATCGGTTCTGTTTACTTGAGGCCGGGCATATAGTTCAGAATGTGATGCTGACAGCAGCGGCTTGTGACGAAGCTGTTACTCCAATTGGCGGGTTTAAAGATAAATATATCAATCGGAAAGTCCTGCCTGATGAAAAAACCTTTCTGCATTATATTTCGTTCCGGTGGGTAAAAAAGAATATTTTTTTAGGACGGGGGTGCTTGTCATGGGAAATTATGCCGGTATTAACAAAAGACTGGCGGCATTGTTTATCGATTATCTTTTAA
- a CDS encoding DinB family protein — MLKKQYELVKNTRGLLFQFCEKMSPDDYTKELEGFGWGSVRNLHTHVAECYQNWLGKFGLKENIQIADPTMVRDVSEIRQIFKKVDELVYRFLNAYGDNYEHLISGPVSWQEDDEELSVLWLFTHTLTHEFHHKGQIVTMGRQLGYIPDDTDLITPTDLKTLF; from the coding sequence ATGTTAAAAAAACAGTATGAGTTGGTCAAGAATACAAGGGGGCTGCTATTTCAGTTTTGTGAAAAGATGAGCCCTGATGATTATACGAAAGAACTTGAGGGTTTTGGTTGGGGATCTGTCCGAAATCTCCATACCCATGTTGCGGAGTGCTATCAGAACTGGCTTGGAAAATTTGGATTAAAGGAAAATATTCAAATAGCTGATCCAACAATGGTCAGAGATGTAAGTGAAATAAGACAGATATTTAAAAAAGTGGATGAATTGGTTTACCGGTTTTTAAATGCGTATGGCGACAATTATGAACATCTGATCAGCGGACCGGTATCCTGGCAGGAAGATGATGAAGAGCTCTCGGTACTGTGGCTCTTCACCCATACTCTCACCCATGAATTCCACCATAAAGGACAAATCGTTACGATGGGCAGGCAGTTGGGATATATCCCTGATGACACGGACCTGATCACACCGACAGATTTAAAAACGTTATTTTAG
- a CDS encoding GNAT family N-acetyltransferase: protein MTVTFTPMSEERFNQYLEVKLEDYANEHVKAGNWNEENALENARNQFDLLLPDGLETENQRLFTVMDGDESVGILWIHVKSHENDKQAFIYDIELDENQRGKGFGTATMTHLEEYAKEEGISQIGLHVFAHNKPALALYEKMGYESISYNMAKKV from the coding sequence ATGACAGTAACATTTACACCAATGAGTGAAGAACGATTCAATCAATATTTGGAGGTAAAATTAGAAGATTATGCTAATGAGCACGTAAAGGCAGGCAACTGGAATGAAGAAAACGCGTTGGAAAATGCCAGGAATCAATTTGACCTATTACTGCCTGATGGATTAGAGACAGAAAACCAGAGATTATTCACAGTTATGGATGGAGATGAGTCAGTCGGTATTTTGTGGATACATGTTAAGTCTCATGAAAATGATAAACAGGCTTTTATCTATGATATTGAACTTGATGAGAATCAGCGCGGAAAAGGATTTGGAACAGCAACGATGACACATCTGGAGGAGTATGCAAAAGAAGAAGGCATCAGTCAGATTGGTCTTCATGTTTTTGCACATAATAAACCTGCTTTAGCTCTCTATGAAAAGATGGGTTATGAATCTATAAGTTATAATATGGCGAAGAAAGTTTAG
- a CDS encoding beta-class carbonic anhydrase — translation MKLLDEILAHNEKFVEKKDYETYQTGKLPNKRLVIISCMDTRLVELLPKSMNIANGDAKIIKTAGAIVSDPFDSVMSSILVAVYQLQADEVYVVGHHDCGMTGLTAEIVLENAKKRGISEEKLETLQHSGINLDEFLKGFDRVENSVGHSAKTIKSHPLLPDGVPVHGLVISPETGKLDVVRNGYTD, via the coding sequence GTGAAACTATTGGATGAAATTTTAGCCCATAATGAAAAATTTGTCGAAAAAAAGGACTACGAAACTTACCAAACCGGAAAGTTGCCAAATAAGCGGCTTGTGATTATTTCCTGTATGGATACGCGTTTAGTTGAATTGCTGCCCAAATCAATGAATATCGCAAACGGTGATGCAAAAATTATTAAAACCGCCGGTGCAATTGTATCAGATCCGTTTGACAGCGTTATGAGCAGCATACTTGTTGCGGTTTATCAGCTTCAGGCAGATGAAGTGTATGTCGTTGGTCATCATGATTGCGGAATGACCGGTTTAACAGCAGAAATTGTTTTGGAAAACGCAAAAAAACGTGGCATCAGTGAGGAAAAACTGGAGACACTGCAACATTCCGGAATTAACCTTGACGAATTTTTGAAGGGATTTGACCGTGTTGAAAACAGTGTTGGGCATAGTGCAAAAACAATTAAAAGCCATCCCCTGCTGCCGGACGGCGTGCCTGTGCATGGGCTGGTAATCAGTCCGGAGACAGGAAAACTGGATGTCGTTAGGAATGGTTATACAGATTAA
- a CDS encoding LCP family protein → MDKKKFDKESLSYLEDEELEFTTEDRQQTFARIQEKNHAGQKKNIFHFFRFKLGPVTAAVFAFVLAVGVLMPVVFSGDKTNEMTSEIRHATIQNYNSFSLLLLGKEPSNRTSFNILMTYNGDTESMKILTIPRDTYAPIIDDDEKTLYKDKLTHAFAIGAGPEATVASVSKLFDIPVNYYAVVPAKELADELDISRGIMRKGLLGSKVQESLTIDKMKDIVEQGETNISTDNFHKLISGVNVTEFIDLKSGLEVKTIDGIYYLEIGEKKLNSVSTNLNQHLQGE, encoded by the coding sequence ATGGATAAAAAGAAGTTTGATAAAGAATCACTGTCATATCTGGAGGATGAAGAACTCGAATTCACGACAGAGGATCGGCAACAAACGTTTGCCAGGATACAGGAGAAGAATCATGCAGGACAAAAGAAAAATATTTTTCACTTTTTCCGGTTTAAACTTGGTCCAGTTACTGCTGCTGTTTTTGCTTTTGTTTTGGCTGTTGGAGTGCTGATGCCTGTGGTTTTTTCCGGTGATAAAACAAATGAAATGACAAGTGAGATCAGACATGCGACCATACAAAATTATAATTCTTTTTCATTATTACTGCTTGGAAAAGAGCCAAGCAACAGGACATCTTTTAATATTTTAATGACCTATAACGGCGATACGGAAAGCATGAAAATTTTAACAATCCCGCGTGATACGTATGCGCCGATTATTGATGATGATGAAAAAACGCTATATAAAGATAAACTGACACACGCATTTGCAATTGGAGCAGGACCTGAGGCAACAGTGGCATCTGTTTCGAAATTGTTCGATATACCGGTCAATTACTATGCGGTTGTTCCGGCAAAAGAACTGGCCGATGAATTGGATATAAGTCGAGGTATCATGCGAAAAGGCCTGCTCGGTTCGAAGGTTCAGGAAAGCTTAACGATTGATAAAATGAAGGACATTGTTGAACAGGGTGAAACGAATATTTCCACAGACAACTTTCATAAACTTATTAGTGGTGTGAACGTCACGGAATTCATAGATTTGAAATCCGGATTGGAAGTGAAAACAATTGATGGGATTTATTATTTGGAGATTGGGGAAAAGAAGTTGAACAGTGTTTCTACCAATTTGAATCAGCACTTGCAAGGAGAATAA
- a CDS encoding DMT family transporter, with protein sequence MIYSYIMMLFVVIFYAGNILIGKAINELPPFTIAFFRLVMACIVLLPFGIRSAWEYRKKFLEYKKPFLLITLTGITFFNTFIYSALQFTTSTNVSVLETVIPVVTVVLSAILLKERLLNIQKAGILLSLLGAVWVVLDGKIFQLASMDWNVGDGIMIGAIGSWAVYSIYVKKYMHLFPQFGALLVMSVISVIVLFPFVAVEWFITGLPEVLFTPMSITSLAYLGIFPSFIALIFYNRAVEMLGASQASVFLNFLPVVTMAGAYIWLDETLTFMKIVGALAVICGVILTTKGKFRGSSSKKYDLHNHK encoded by the coding sequence ATGATTTATTCATACATAATGATGCTTTTTGTAGTTATTTTCTATGCGGGAAATATTCTTATTGGGAAAGCTATCAATGAACTGCCGCCATTTACGATAGCATTTTTCCGGCTGGTGATGGCTTGTATTGTTCTGCTGCCATTTGGTATCCGCAGTGCATGGGAATATCGCAAAAAATTCTTAGAATATAAAAAACCATTTTTGCTGATTACCTTAACAGGAATTACTTTTTTTAATACATTCATCTATAGCGCGCTGCAATTCACCACATCAACCAATGTATCTGTACTGGAAACCGTAATCCCGGTCGTTACCGTTGTGCTGAGTGCCATCCTTTTGAAAGAACGGTTACTTAACATCCAGAAAGCAGGGATACTTTTATCCCTGCTTGGTGCTGTCTGGGTAGTATTGGACGGAAAAATCTTTCAACTTGCCTCAATGGATTGGAATGTCGGTGACGGTATTATGATTGGAGCAATTGGATCATGGGCAGTTTACTCCATTTATGTAAAAAAATATATGCACCTGTTCCCGCAGTTTGGCGCGCTACTGGTAATGAGTGTTATATCAGTAATCGTTTTATTTCCTTTTGTAGCAGTGGAATGGTTCATTACAGGATTACCTGAAGTATTATTTACACCAATGAGTATAACGAGTCTGGCATACCTCGGTATTTTTCCATCTTTCATCGCATTGATTTTTTACAATCGTGCTGTTGAAATGCTTGGTGCTTCACAGGCTTCGGTGTTTTTAAACTTCCTGCCCGTTGTTACTATGGCAGGAGCATATATTTGGTTGGATGAAACACTTACATTCATGAAAATAGTTGGTGCCCTGGCTGTTATATGTGGTGTCATTCTAACAACAAAAGGTAAATTTCGAGGAAGTTCATCGAAAAAATATGATTTACATAATCATAAATAA